In Vigna unguiculata cultivar IT97K-499-35 chromosome 3, ASM411807v1, whole genome shotgun sequence, a single genomic region encodes these proteins:
- the LOC114177936 gene encoding FRIGIDA-like protein 3: MGVEEPGEEINIQSMIEQLAQAFLELEAQKGESENKIQWVEIKQHFYDLETELGKKLEELKAKEKEYEAKQLEVDTLLEERKAAVASEEQDLLDRLQELKDAAVASIVEAHANHRNAALESVYDGENKDNKVSSSLGDTHSSEDDFPHESAEKSEGVAVEVRPHPELTQFCEQMDAKGLLNYIVENKKKLSVIREEISVALANATDPARLVLDSLVGFCPTNETSQLKDKTGAAQQGMCKYYIIILEAMATLLARANPGADHFLNPETKQQAKAIADEWRPKLARADIDAANGNSLEAKAFLQLISTFRIASEFDEEELCKLVLAVAQLRQAPELCRSIGLIHKIPVVVETLINNGKQIAAVHFIHAFQLQESFPPVPLLKGYLKNRRRNSQVKTGNVRDIASAKNDANAQELAALRAVIKCIEEYKLESDYPLDTLKKRVLQLEKSKGDKKRSGEFSKRPQSKRPRTNERYFSLHSSGVTAASTVALGRQVPHVRAPYAGNPDRYPHAATITYDYQVPGQSIYSGPPNVPPSNYGRYMGTSLQSSHQPYM; this comes from the exons ATGGGTGTCGAGGAGCCGGGCGAGGAAATTAATATACAGTCTATGATAGAGCAGCTTGCTCAGGCATTTCTTGAATTGGAAGCTCAAAAAGGGGAGTCTGAGAATAAGATTCAGTGGGTTGAAATTAAGCAACATTTCTATGACCTTGAGACAGAATTGGGTAAGAAACTTGAAGAGTTGAAAGCTAAGGAGAAGGAATATGAAGCGAAACAATTAGAAGTGGATACACTACTTGAAGAGAGAAAGGCTGCGGTTGCTTCAGAAGAGCAAGACCTCTTAGATAGGTTGCAGGAGCTTAAAGATGCTGCTGTAGCGTCCATTGTAGAGGCTCATGCAAATCACCGGAATGCAGCTCTGGAGTCTGTGTATGATGGGGAGAACAAAGATAACAAGGTAAGCAGCTCTCTTGGCGATACACATTCCTCAGAGGATGATTTTCCTCATGAGTCAGCTGAAAAGTCTGAAGGTGTGGCTGTTGAGGTTAGGCCACATCCAGAGCTGACACAATTTTGTGAACAAATGGATGCAAAAGGTCTTCTGAATTATATTgtggagaataaaaaaaaattgtctgtTATTCGTGAAGAAATTTCTGTTGCATTAGCAAATGCAACGGACCCCGCACGATTAGTGCTGGATTCACTGGTGGGGTTTTGTCCCACCAATGAAACTTCCCAACTAAAAGATAAAACGGGTGCTGCCCAACAGGGCATGTGCAAATACTACATTATAATTTTGGAAGCCATGGCCACCTTATTGGCAAGGGCTAACCCAGGTGCAGATCACTTTCTGAACCCTGAAACCAAGCAGCAAGCCAAAGCAATTGCTGATGAGTGGAGGCCCAAGTTAGCTAGAGCAGATATTGATGCTGCCAATGGAAATTCATTGGAAGCAAAGGCATTCTTGCAGCTTATTTCAACTTTTAGGATTGCTTCAGAGTTTGATGAAGAAGAACTCTGCAAGCTTGTACTTGCAGTTGCTCAGCTTAGGCAGGCTCCTGAGCTTTGCCGCTCTATTGGGTTAATTCACAAAATTCCAG TTGTTGTAGAAACGTTAATCAATAATGGGAAACAAATAGCAGCTGTACATTTTATTCATGCCTTCCAGCTTCAAGAAAGCTTCCCCCCTGTGCCCCTTCTGAAGGGATACCTCAAGAATAGAAGGAGAAATTCACAAGTGAAGACTGGAAATGTGCGTGATATTGCTAGTGCCAAG AATGATGCCAATGCACAAGAGCTTGCAGCACTGAGAGCTGTAATCAAGTGTATTGAGGAATACAAGCTTGAATCTGACTACCCACTTGATACACTTAAGAAAAGGGTTCTTCAACTAGAGAAATCAAAAGGGGACAAAAAGAGAAGTGGAGAGTTTAGCAAACGCCCTCAATCAAAGAGGCCAAGGACTAACGAGAGATACTTTTCACTCCATTCATCTGGTGTTACTGCCGCTTCAACTGTTGCTTTGGGTAGGCAGGTTCCCCATGTTAGGGCGCCATATGCAGGAAATCCCGATAGGTATCCCCATGCTGCTACAATCACTTACGATTACCAAGTTCCTGGCCAATCTATATACTCTGGGCCACCTAATGTACCTCCTTCTAACTATGGTCGTTATATGGGTACTAGTTTACAATCCTCGCACCAGCCATACATGTGA
- the LOC114177935 gene encoding aspartic proteinase nepenthesin-1-like: MARAFTHLILITFITFSPFLQLIAGDSELLRNRHNGARPAMVLPLYLSSPNSSTSALDPRRQLYGSESKRHPNARMRLHDDLLLNGYYTTRLWIGTPAQMFALIVDTGSTVTYVPCSSCEQCGRHQDPKFQPDSSSTYEPVKCTMDCNCDGERMQCVYERQYAEMSTSSGVLGEDVISFGNQSDLAPQRAVFGCENVETGDLYSQHADGIMGLGRGDLSIMDQLVNKNVISDSFSLCYGGMDVGGGAMVLGGISPPSDMVFAYSDPVRSPYYNIDLKEIHVAGKQLPLNANLFDGKHGTVLDSGTTYAYLPEASFLAFKDAILKELQFLKQINGPDPNYNDICFSGAGIDASELSKSFPVVDMVFGNGDKYSLTPENYMFRHSKVRGAYCLGIFQNGKDPTTLLGGIVVRNTLVMYDREQEKIGFWKTNCTELWERLQESIAPSPLPPNSDVSTPTEALEPSVAPSSSQNEAPPGELKIAKITMLISFNISYVDMKPHITELAGLFAHELNVNTSQVHLLNFTSSGNDSLSKWAITPKPYAHYISNTTAMNIISRLSEHRIQLPDTFGNYELINWSVEHPSKNWWQQYFWVLGLAFVFALLVGLLILGTFLIWRKRQQNFSYQPVDAAVTEQELQPL, translated from the exons ATGGCACGGGCATTCACTCATCTCATCCTCATTACGTTTATCACCTTCTCCCCATTCCTCCAACTCATCGCCGGCGACTCTGAGCTCCTCCGAAACCGCCACAATGGCGCTCGCCCTGCCATGGTCCTTCCCCTGTACCTATCCTCACCCAATTCCTCCACGTCAGCGCTCGATCCCCGTCGCCAGCTTTACGGATCCGAGTCCAAGCGCCATCCTAATGCGCGTATGAGACTCCACGACGATCTCCTCCTCAACGG GTACTACACGACGCGGCTTTGGATCGGGACTCCTGCGCAGATGTTTGCGCTTATTGTTGATACGGGTAGCACTGTtacgtatgttccgtgctcctCTTGCGAACAGTGTGGCAGGCACCAG GACCCAAAGTTTCAGCCTGATTCATCTAGCACCTATGAACCTGTCAAATGTACAATGGATTGCAATTGTGACGGTGAGAGGATGCAGTGTGTGTATGAGAGACAATATGCTGAAATGAGTACAAGCAGTGGTGTCCTTGGCGAGGATGTCATATCCTTTGGAAATCAGAGTGACCTTGCTCCACAGCGTGCAGTTTTTGGCTGTGAAAATGTTGAGACTGGTGATCTTTATAGTCAACATGCTGATGGCATCATGGGTTTGGGTCGCGGAGATCTTAGTATTATGGATCAACTTGTGAACAAAAATGTAATAAGCGATTCATTCTCGCTATGCTATGGCGGAATGGATGTTGGAGGGGGTGCAATGGTTCTCGGTGGCATATCTCCCCCATCAGACATGGTCTTTGCATATTCAGATCCTGTGCGCAG TCCATATTACAATATTGATTTGAAGGAGATACATGTTGCGGGGAAGCAACTGCCTCTAAATGCAAATCTTTTTGATGGGAAACATGGAACTGTCCTGGATAGCGGTACAACTTATGCTTACCTGCCAGAAGCTTCATTTCTGGCATTTAAAGATGCA ATATTAAAGGAACTTCAATTTCTCAAGCAAATCAATGGTCCCGATCcaaattataatgatatatgTTTTTCGGGTGCTGGAAT TGATGCCTCTGAACTCTCTAAAAGTTTTCCAGTGGTTGATATGGTATTTGGAAACGGTGATAAATATTCATTGACACCTGAAAACTACATGTTCCGG CATTCAAAAGTGCGTGGAGCATATTGTCTAGGGATTTTCCAAAATGGAAAAGACCCTACTACTCTGTTAGGAG GTATTGTAGTTCGAAACACTCTTGTAATGTATGATCGTGAGCAGGAAAAGATTGGTTTCTGGAAAACAAACTGTACCGAGTTATGGGAAAGATTACAGGAATCCATTGCCCCATCACCATTACCTCCAAATTCAGATGTAAGCACTCCAACCGAAGCATTAGAGCCTTCAGTTGCTCCATCTTCGTCGCAGAATGAAGCTCCTCCAG GTGAACtcaaaattgcaaaaataacAATGTTAATTTCCTTTAACATCAGTTATGTGGATATGAAGCCTCACATTACAGAATTGGCTGGACTCTTTGCTCATGAGTTAAATGTTAACACTTCCCAG GTCCACTTACTGAATTTTACGTCTTCTGGAAATGATTCCCTCAGTAAATGGGCCATAACCCCAAAACCGTATGCTCATTATATTTCTAACACTACTGCAATG AATATAATTTCCCGGCTTTCTGAACATCGCATTCAACTTCCTGACACCTTTGGAAATTATGAGTTGATTAATTGGAGTGTTGAGCATCCATCAAA GAATTGGTGGCAGCAATACTTCTGGGTCCTGGGTTTAGCTTTTGTGTTCGCATTACTTGTAGGACTGCTAATATTAGGAACGTTCTTAATTTGGAGAAAAAGACAGCAAAACTTCTCATACCAGCCAGTGGATGCGGCTGTTACCGAGCAAGAACTCCAGCCATTATGA
- the LOC114179236 gene encoding 54S ribosomal protein L51, mitochondrial-like: MALRGVWQLNKLVVSYCNWGGSSRGIRAFMESHLPAFKEKNPQLEVVIELIRGQHPHLKGFYKNKNERVICVKNMDPEDIHLHATRLRNALGRKVVKLRTRHVTKHPSVQGTWTTALEY; the protein is encoded by the exons ATGGCTTTGCGAGGGGTTTGGCAACTTAACAAGCTGGTTGTCAGCTATTGCAACTGGGGTGGAAGTAGCAGAGGTATAAG gGCATTTATGGAGTCTCATTTGCCAGCATTTAAGGAGAAGAATCCTCAATTAGAGGTGGTTATTGAGCTAATTCGTGGTCAGCATCCACATTTGAAGGGATTTTATA AGAACAAGAATGAGCGAGTGATATGTGTGAAGAATATGGATCCAGAAGACATACATTTGCACGCAACTAGGTTAAGGAATGCGTTGGGAAGGAAGGTGGTGAAATTGAGGACAAGACACGTAACTAAACACCCTAGTGTGCAAGGTACTTGGACAACTGCTCTGGAATATTAA
- the LOC114179510 gene encoding lysine-rich arabinogalactan protein 18-like, with amino-acid sequence MDRNGVFGLAFICIVVAGVGGQSPASAPSSTPATPAASTPAAAPSTPKSPAPVASPKSSPPAASPKAATPASSPAASPPTATAPAPATKPPAASPPAVTPVSSPPAPVPVSSPPAPVPVSSPPAPVPTVAPAVAPTTPVTPAPAPGKHKKGKKHSAPAPSPSLLGPPAPPTGAPGPSEDASSPGPASSANDESGAETIMCLKKILGGLALGWATLVLVF; translated from the exons ATGGATCGCAACGGTGTTTTCGGTCTCGCGTTCATCTGCATTGTAGTCGCCGGAGTCGGAGGTCAGTCTCCAGCGTCAGCGCCGTCGAGCACACCGGCAACTCCCGCCGCTTCCACTCCTGCTGCAGCACCTTCCACACCAAAATCCCCTGCTCCCGTTGCTTCCCCCAAATCCTCTCCACCCGCGGCATCCCCTAAGGCCGCAACCCCCGCATCGTCGCCAGCGGCATCTCCTCCCACCGCTACGGCTCCTGCTCCGGCGACCAAGCCTCCTGCAGCGTCTCCTCCGGCTGTGACTCCAGTGAGCTCCCCACCGGCTCCAGTTCCAGTGAGCTCTCCCCCCGCTCCGGTTCCAGTGAGCTCTCCCCCTGCACCTGTGCCTACAGTTGCTCCCGCGGTGGCGCCAACCACCCCTGTGACTCCGGCTCCGGCTCCGGGAAAGCACAAGAAGGGTAAGAAGCACAGTGCTCCAGCACCTTCACCGTCGTTGCTTGGTCCCCCTGCTCCACCCACCGGTGCCCCTGGTCCCAGCGAAGATGCTTCTTCCCCTGGACCTGCATCTTCTGCCAACGATGAG AGTGGAGCAGAGACCATCATGTGCTTGAAGAAGATTCTAGGAGGCTTAGCTTTGGGTTGGGCTACCCTTGTTTTGGTGTTCTAG